DNA sequence from the Candidatus Hydrogenedentota bacterium genome:
CACGGTGGTCCGCAAATCGGACCCGAACCCGGCGCAGGCGCACCCGTTCAGCAGCTTTGCCATGGCGGAGCTGAAGGTGAGCGACGCGTCCAACCGCATTGAGGTGGCCCTGCCGAACCTCCCGACGGAGGTGCGGCCCGCCCAGCATGTGGAGTTCACCGTGGAGACAAAGGACGCGAAGGGCGTCCCTGTTTCCTCCGAGGTGACCCTGGCGGCCGTGGACGAGGGCATCCACAACATTCTGGAGTTCGCCAACCCCGACCCCTTCACCTTTTTCCAGCGCCCGCGCCTGCCGCGCTTCAACTACGCCCACTACTACGACAAGGTGGCCTACGACTTCACCCCCGCCAACGTGGGCGGCGACGCCATCCTCAAACGCCTGGGAGGCGCGCCGCAGATCGGCGACAACTGGATCAAGCCCGTCGCCCTGTGGTCCGGTGCCGTGCGCACGGACGCGAACGGCCTCGCCACCGTCGGGTTTGACCTGCCCGAGTTCAACGGCCAGCTCCGCCTCGTCGCCGTGGCGGCGACCCCCGGTTCCACCGGTTCCACGGCGGGCAGCATCTTCGTCCGGCGGCCCTACATCCTCCAGACCAGCATGCCGCGTTTTGCCCTGCCCGGCGACACCTTCGCCTGCGGGGCCTCGGTGATCAACACCACCCAGGAGCCCTGCCAGGCCGTCATCCGCTGGCGCTCCGAGGGCACCCTGTCCGGGGCGGGGGAGAAAACCCTGACCCTGGCGCCCGGCGCCACCGCGTCGGACCGCTTCGAGTTCTCCGCCTCCGCCATGGGCCAGGGCCGCATCCTTTGGGAGGCCGACATCCTCCCGGCGGCGGGAGGCGCCCCCCTGGAGCGCCTCGCCCAGGATGCCCCCATCCCCGTGCGCGCCCCCGCCGCGTGGCAGTCGGAGGTCAAACAATATGTCGTGAATCCCGGCGAAACCCGGTCCTTTGAAAACACCCAGCTCGCCGGGGACCACACCCTGGAGCACACGCTGAAGGTGTCCGCCAACCCGCTCCACCGGCTGCAGCGGAATCTGGCCTATCTGATTCACTACCCCTATGGATGCGTGGAACAGACCACCTCCGGCGCCATGCCCCTGCTGCTGCTGCGCCACCACACAGAACTCTTTGAGGGGGTGCTTCCCGGGGCGAACAAAGTCACCCTGGAGATGCTGAACGGATACGTGGCCGCCGGAGTCTCCCGGCTTCTGGGCATGCAGACCCCGTCCGGTGGACTGGGCTACTGGTCCGGGTCCAGCGAGACCTATGTGTACGGGTCGGTTTACGCCGCCCACTTCCTCACCCTCGCCCGTCTTGAAAACGCGGCGGAAGTTCCCGAGAAGCCGTTCCGTTCTCTTCAGGACTATCTCCGGAAGGTGATGAACGGGCACTTCAACGGCGGCTATGAGTTCGGGGACCTCTACACCCGCGCCTATGCGCTGTATGTGCTCGCGCTGGACGGGCAACTGGACGCAGTGGAGGCCATTTCGCGGTTTGACCGCGTCACCATGCCGGAATCCGGAAGATGGCTGCTGGCCGCCGCGTTGGCGCGCAACACCAACGACCCCGCGCGGGTCGCCGAATACATCAAGACGGCCCCGGCCAAACCCTACACCGACACCTGGCGGTCCGGCGACCTTAACTCCGAAATCCGCGAGGTCTCGGTGAAGGCGCTCGCGGCGGTTCAGGCGGGCATGCCCGACACGGAAATCCAGCCGCTGGTGAACCGACTCGTGGAATGGATAGACCAGAATCTCGTCTACTACTCCACGCAGGAGGCCGCCTTTGTCATCACCGCCCTCAATGCCTGCCTTTCGAGGGCCTCGACGGACTTGACCGCCGCTGCGGGGACCATCACCGGCCCGGACGGGGTGGGGAACGTGCAGGCCGGCGGTTCCTGGCAGGGTGCGGCGAAGGGGCCGGGCAAGACGTTTACCGTGGCCAACACAGGTGCAACTCCCCTGTATGTCGCGCACACCTGCATGGGCCTTCCGACACTGCCCCGGACTGAACCGGTGGCGGAGGGGATGACGCTGTCGCGCACGGTCTCCACTGCGGAAGGCGCGCTTCTGGCAGCCGACGCCCCGCTCACCCACGGGGGAAGCTATCTCGTGGACCTCGCCATCCAGGTGCCTTCCGATCGGGAGAACGTCATCCTCTCCGACATTCTCCCCGCCGGACTGGAGATCGCGAATCCGCGGCTGGACCGAAACGCCCTGGTCAAGATGGGCAAGATTGCGGAGACCAAGGCGCAGGACCAGTCCGAGAATCCGGAGGAGGACTGGAACGGCGACGCGGAGGCGGAGGAGGCCCGCCGCGAAAAGGAGGAGGGCGTCCAGCCCCAGTATCTGGAGGCCCGCGACGACCGGCTGGTGGTCGCCTTCGAAAAGCTGAAGGCGGGCACCCACCACTTCTACTACGTCGTGCGCGCCGTGACGCCGGGCACGTTCCGCCAGCCCGCCCTCCAGGGCGAGTGCATGTACAACCCCGAAATCCGCGCCGTGACGCTGGACAAGACCGTAACCATCCAATGAACCGCCTCCGGCTCCTGTCCGGGCGGAAGCGCGCCGCGCTTTGCGTCCTCCTGCTCGCGGCGGCAGCCGGCGGGGCCGCGCTGGCCTGGCCGTCCGCCTGCCTGCGGGGGGCGGCGCGGCTGTTGCCGCCGGTCCCGGCGGAGGTCCTGCTGCGCGTGCCCCCGGGCGCGGAGATGACGGACCGCTCCGGGCGCCAGCTCCACGGTTTCCTGGACGCGGAAGGGCAGTGGCGTTTTCCACGGACCCTCGACCAGATCAGCTCCCGCGTGGTCGAGGCCACGCTGGCCGCCGAGGACAAGCGGTTCTGGTCGCATCCCGGCGTGGACCCGCACGCCGTCGCGCGGGCGGCCTGGCTGAACCTGACCCGGGGCCGCATCGCCTCCGGCGCGTCCACCCTGACCATGCAGGTCGTCAAGAACGCGGAGAAGCACCCGCGGTCCTGGACCGCCAAGACAGTCCAGGCGCTCACGGCCCTGCGCCTCGAGCGCGCCGCTTCGAAGCGCGGCATCCTGGAGGCCTATCTCAACAACGCCCCCTACGGGCGCAACCTGGTAGGCGTGGAGGCGGCCGCGCGCCGGTGGTTCGGAAAGCCCGCCGCGGAACTCAGCCTCCCGGAGGCGGCGCTGCTGGCGGGCCTGCCGAAATCGCCCACGGGCTACGACCCCCTCACGCGTCCCGACCGCGCGCTCCTGCGGCGCAACCAGGTGCTGCGGCTCATGGCGGCGGCCGGGGTCATCACCGCCGCCGAGGCGGAGGAGGCGCTGGGTGCGCCGCTGGGCGCCTCGTGGCACGACTTTCCCCGGCTCGCCCCGCACCTCGCCGCGCAGGTGGCCGAGGAGGCCCTTCAGAAGGGCAGGGTGGAGACCACGCTGGACGCGGCCATCCAGGCCGAGGCCGAGGCCGCCGTCGCCAAGCACCTCCTCCGCTTTGACGGCCGGATCACGAACGGGGCGGTGATCGTCGCCGACGTGGCCGGGGGCACGATGCTCGCGCGCGTGGGCTCGGCGGGGTTCTTCAACGACCGCATCGCGGGACAGGTGGACCTCTGCGCCCGCCCGCGGTCGCCGGGCTCCACGCTGAAGCCCTTCGCCTATGCCCTCGCCATGGAGAAAAACCTCCTCTACGCCAGCGAGATGCTGCTGGACGACGACCTGGACTTCGGCCAGTACCGGCCCTCGAACTTCGACGGCGGCATGAACGGGCTTGTCTCCGCGAAGGAGGCCCTGCGCCTCTCGCTCAACATCCCGGCGGTGCAGACCCT
Encoded proteins:
- the pbpC gene encoding penicillin-binding protein 1C, encoding MNRLRLLSGRKRAALCVLLLAAAAGGAALAWPSACLRGAARLLPPVPAEVLLRVPPGAEMTDRSGRQLHGFLDAEGQWRFPRTLDQISSRVVEATLAAEDKRFWSHPGVDPHAVARAAWLNLTRGRIASGASTLTMQVVKNAEKHPRSWTAKTVQALTALRLERAASKRGILEAYLNNAPYGRNLVGVEAAARRWFGKPAAELSLPEAALLAGLPKSPTGYDPLTRPDRALLRRNQVLRLMAAAGVITAAEAEEALGAPLGASWHDFPRLAPHLAAQVAEEALQKGRVETTLDAAIQAEAEAAVAKHLLRFDGRITNGAVIVADVAGGTMLARVGSAGFFNDRIAGQVDLCARPRSPGSTLKPFAYALAMEKNLLYASEMLLDDDLDFGQYRPSNFDGGMNGLVSAKEALRLSLNIPAVQTLDRVGTRELLAFLRRAGMTTLTRGPDDYGLGLVLGGAEVTLESLAGAYLALARLGDARPLTWRRKTAGEGAEPLISRGTALALWDMLEQPLPGELGGNLVSTGMAPARVCWKTGTSAGFHDAWAAVFNAHYLVAVWMGNNDAKAAPDLVGAQAALPLAARVFRGLPAKNTAAWPDAAGELVPVSVCADSGLPASPCCAATRSVLLPRGQYLHRRCAVHQPALDGREGGIECWPASPVRWDLARLPRRAPSAEGDGGEGVRRLLAITSPADRAEFVLSGTPGGDRVPLKASHQEATPLHWYVNGKYLGESSPGSPLVMDLAAGTSLITCMTPAGDTAKSVIHVTGG